CGGTTACAAAGAAATAACTTCCGGCCAGTTCAGGATAGGTCTCTGACAAGGGAAATAAAGGATAATTCTCCAAATCATCCAGATCTTTAGGAATCAAATGATTGATGTTTACCGAGATATTGCCGGCATTACGTTCTGCCCAGCCTTTCTGCCAAAGGTATTCCGCTAATTCCGCAACTTCGAATATCAGCTTCTTCACCTCAGGGTTTTTTAAAATTGCATTTTTCATCTTAACTATTTTAAATTAAATTTAACATAAAGTTATTATTTCTTTTCAATTATCCATCCATCATGTAAAATTGAGACATTCTTTCAAGTAAGTGTTTTTTGTAACTTATTATTTAGAATGTTCCAAATAAGGCATGTTCCTTGGTATTGCAATAAAGGATGGAATAAATATAAAAATTAAGCCGGTTGGTATATAACTTGCGTTCCAGGTAAAGAACAGGATCTCCTTTTTTGACCTGCAAAAGATCCCCGGTCTTTTCATCGGCCGACAAAGCCCTTAATTTTTGCTCCCCTCCTTTTATTTCAATCTGATAATCCTGGCGCAAAATATTAAAAAGCGAGTTGTTTTCAAATATTTTATCTGCAAACCCGGGCAAATTAATATTGGGAAGCAGGTTTATGTCATAAAACAAAGGTACGTCATTGACTACCCGCAGGCGCTCCAAATACAGGCATTTGGCCTCCAGCTCGCCGGAAGATAAAGGAAAAGGAAAATCTTTGTCCCATTCTTTCATAAAAGGAGGAACCAGTATTTTGGTCTTCACATTGGCCTGGCCCAACGCGTAAGTAACGCCAGCCAAGGAAAGTATACCGATACCATTAGGCATGGCCTGCACAATGCTGCCTTTACCTTTTTGCTTGATGATACAGCCGTCATATAGAAGGGTATCCAGGGCATGCCTGACTGTAGGCCTTGTCAATCCATAAGCTGCGCATAATTCATTTTCCGAAGGCAATAGATCTCCCTCCTTATAAACCCCGTCAACAATATCCTTCCTGAGATTTTCATAAAGTATTCTGTACTGGGGAATATTACTTTCATGCTTTCGCACCTTATGGATACCCTTTC
The sequence above is drawn from the Bacteroidota bacterium genome and encodes:
- a CDS encoding GntR family transcriptional regulator; protein product: MRKGIHKVRKHESNIPQYRILYENLRKDIVDGVYKEGDLLPSENELCAAYGLTRPTVRHALDTLLYDGCIIKQKGKGSIVQAMPNGIGILSLAGVTYALGQANVKTKILVPPFMKEWDKDFPFPLSSGELEAKCLYLERLRVVNDVPLFYDINLLPNINLPGFADKIFENNSLFNILRQDYQIEIKGGEQKLRALSADEKTGDLLQVKKGDPVLYLERKLYTNRLNFYIYSILYCNTKEHALFGTF